Part of the Silurus meridionalis isolate SWU-2019-XX chromosome 29, ASM1480568v1, whole genome shotgun sequence genome, aacACGAGAAAAACCCGAGCGCATAAATTTACTCAAACTAAAAGTCATCAAAGCGATTTCTTAAAACGATTCTTTTCTCAATCAGTTAACGAACGAGTTCACGAGTGGAACAGATGGATTTCTAAAGTTAGTTATGATGactgaagaaacacacacacacacacacacacacacacacacacacatacacacacacacacatacacacacagcatttattGCAAACTGGAATACAGTTGATATGTACAATGGTGGCGCGTGCTGATTTAGCACCCACGTGTACAGATTTGAACTGATAAgcaattaataattatacatttcaaTATTAAAGATCAATGACAAAAGAAACGTGTAATATTCCATCATAAAAAACACACCGCAGTGTTAATTAGTTTCTCCAGAGTAACCAGTGGATCGCTAAATATGGAGGcaaaaacacagtgaaattagCAACATCacttcaccacacacacctgcccatgtgactgtgtgtgcatgtgtagacgtgagtatatgtgtgtagacgtgtgtatatgtgtaaaacATTCCTGCTGTGCTAGGCCTGGGTTTGTACAGTACGTAAGCATGAGAAATAAATGCAAGTTCAAGTAAAGCCAAAGTTCCTACGGCTCTGTCCCAAATGCTAGAACCAGTCACTAGCTAGCATCCGCACACACAAATCGATGTCTTGATGATGCATTCATCatacaatatgtgtgtgtgtgtgttacctgcgcATTAGTGCTGGTTTACATATCTACCATTCAGACGAGTGTgaaataaatgagtgtgtgtgagacgttcTGTTCTAAACTTCACGTGTGGAGCACGTGTATACGAGGTCAGGTGTGTTTTGTCTCTCGGTCTCATTTACATAGCGCATTAATCCGCTAATCTCACATGCTAACGACCATCTTAGCAGAAGTATTCACCAGCTGTGGAACTTCCCCACACAGTGGAGCGTGGGCGTGGACACTACGCTGTGGATGTACACAAAGCAGCATGAtattgatgttcaaaaagatacAGCGTGTTGGAGACTTACCAAATATATAAGGTAAAGTTcttcagtctcacacacacacacacacacacacacacacacacacacacacactgctaagCACCCTGAGATCCGCCTATGGAGCATGCTGGTGGAAGCATTAACTTCATCGTCATCAGCATCATCGTCAGTGTTGGGGTTGTAGATTTGGCTCTACAATGGCTGCACTGGTTAATCCTCTCTGTACCGGATGGGGGGGTAAATACTTATGCACAGCTTTTAgctaattgtgtttttgtttcctgGTTGGTCTACATTTATCATTCCAGTTTTTCCCTCCACCATTGTGTTGGATTTACCCTGACCTGCTCATCCTGATCATCCTACAGCTTCTCCTGCTGATCATCCTGCATGTCCTACATCTTCTCCTGCTGATCATTCTACTGATTGTCTGACTGCTTGTCCTACTCTCCCTAGATTTTCCAGATGTAAAGCCctgtacatatgtatattttataggTGTTGAGCATATCTGTGAGCTAATGCTGATACGCTACCTGCTAATTAGCTACCTAGCTAGCAAGTGCTTAGTCCTGACGAGTTTCAGTACCCGAACGTTTGGATGAAATACTAGCGTTTGGGACACAGCAGATTAAAAGTGAACTGGAACTAAAATGAATTGCAGAAAAGcagcaacagtgtgtgtgtgtgtgtgtgtgtgtgtgtgtgtgtgtgtgtgtgtatagagtgtgtccTATTCAAACACAAGTCAAACACAAATGGTAAGGGAAACTTATCAAAGTGCCCTAAACACAACACAGGTAAGAGAAAGCTGCAGCGTCCTAAACCAGTTCTGCTCTTAACTCTACTCAGGTGAGAGGAACGCAGAGAAGATCACTGTGGCTCTTATCAGCACTTATCAGGAGGAGAACTTCGCTTCTACTCGCTTGCATATGGatgtttttaaaggtttttttttgttgtttttataatttttttaaataccatgtAAAtaccatatttatttgtaaaaagtgTATCAAAGTGTGTCtaattttgtgtgcatgtggggGGCTCAGGAGGTCTGCAGATGTTACAGCGAGGGCATTGTGATCAGTTTGTGATTGATGAGATAATTTATAAAATCAattctgtttgttgttttttcacttGGACCTTCGGCATCGTTCTCATCTGCTGAAACCCAACAGAATCATGGGATTGCAAGAAAACTGAGGTTCTCACTAAGGAACCCAAGTACTTCATCTCAGTACACCCTCAAAATGCACCCTACTCAGGCTGCCTACTGCACAATGGAACACAACATTGCAtctaaatataatgttttttatcaGTGAGAAAAAAGTAATGTGGCTGAAATCAACTcatatgtggtgtgtgtgtgtgtgtgtgtgtgtgtgtgtgtgtgtgtgtgtgtgtgtgtgtgtgtgtgtgtgagagaactgTTATATACAACAGAGACAGGTGTCTCCACTTCCCATcattcatcactcataatcCTTCCACAATTTTCCCCTTCGTTAagcgtgtgtatgtttgtgtgtatgtttgtgtgtgtgtgtgtgtgtgtgtgtgtgtgtgtgtgtgtgtgtgcacgcatgtgtgtgtgtgttagagtttGTTCATTGGGAGCTTCAGCCCATCAACTATAAATGTTAGAATGGTAAAAGATCTAAAAAGTTAAAACTtgagctaaaataaataaataaataaataaataataaacaaataaacaataaacaaacttcTACACATcgttagcattagcatcatCCGTACCGGTCCGGCTAATCACAATGTTATTGGTAGCATTATTGTGgttgttattgtttattacCCTGTTTGTGATTTGTATCAACTCATTCGCCATTGactcaacagagagagagagagagaataatgaTTTTATCTGTTACCCCCCTCTCTCGCTATCATATTGTCGTTGGCATCTCTAGATGGCCACTTGTGTAATCGTTCCTCAATATCTATCTTCACTTCCTTGGTTGCAGGAACACGGTATTGTTAACAGACACCGAGTTTCGGTGCAGTTAAACCCCGCCCCCAGCCCCACCCCATTCAGCCCTTTTTGTGTCAAAAAAATTCATCCTCATTCCATCATGTTTATCGTCCTGTCCATGGCTTCCGGTTGTGCATCTACACGTCGGACTCGATGCTGGAGAGTTTTTCGTACACGTGGCCGTTGGTGCCGTTGAAAGGTCGCGGCGGGCCGAGAGCCGAGTGCTGATTGGTGAATCGAGACGAGGGGAGGAATGATGAAATGCCAGAAGGGTTTCCTGGGTTTCTTGGATCAGAGCGCTGCTGCTTTTTTGTGTAGTAGGTTTTAGCGCCGTGCAGCAGGCACTGATCGTCTCCGAACGTGGGCACGAACGGGTTGTGGTTGGTGTGATCGGGGTAGAGTGATTTAGACAGGAAGTAAGGGTCTCTTTCCCCTCCGAATGCACTCAGCGAGTGGTGGGCGGGGCTATAAAACTGCTGAGTGTCAAATAAATGAGAGAATGAGCCCTCCATGCATCGATCCTTCTCCTTCAAACTCACACTGCGAGGCGGTAGAAAAGCCCCAGTTACATCGTCCATGGCCCCTCCCCCTGGCTGTAAACTTAGCCCTTCATCATCCCTGTGCAAGTCCATGAAGGCATCATAAGAATGCTGCCTGCGTAAAGGTCTCGCGCTAAATGCTCGCCGCCGCTGCGAAGGTGTTTGGCCCCGCCCACTTATCGACTCCACTACATGATTGCTATCCTCGCTTATGTTGTACAAGTTGCCCGAGCGCTTACAAGCATCACAACGCATGCATGTGGCTGAAGTGGGGCGGCTGGCCCCACCCCCGACTCCTGATGCCACGCAACTATTGCTTCCACTGGGTCCGTAAGCCCCACCCCCTGTGTGCGGCGTCATTCGTTTACTTCCTGCACTGCTTGCACGGCAATTTCGACACTCCCAATCCGCTCCTCCCGCCTTGGACTCCACTTTTGATGGTTTGCTTTTCATGAAGTCATCTACAGGCACCAGACTAGTGCAATTAGCCCCAACTCCTGCCCCCCACTTGGCCCATCAGTCAAATCCACATGCTCCCATTGTGGCACCCCCTCTTTGGGACGGAATTGGTCCAGATAAAAGTCTCGAAGACTTTCTTTGTCCTGGTACAAGAAGGACAAAGATCCACCTCCTCCTCTCATTTTATGCTCTGACAGAGGCGGAGACACAGAGCGGTGTCCATGGTGACGGTGATGCCCATGGTGCGTTCTTCGTCTGTACCCAAGGTTGGCATGGTCCAGTTCCCGACGCGATTTGGCTGAAGCGGGACGTTTCTTCAGACTCTCCCCGTGCTGCTTTCTCTTTCTGGTGTCGCTTTCTAGGTTACCATAAGTGATGGTGTGAGTGGAAATGTCAGACATGTTGTCTCCGTCGCCATAGCGATCGTAGGCAGGAATGTAGCCTGGTGTCCCACCTTTAAAAGAGAACTTCCTGTATGGCTCTGGCAGTCCAAGTGGCGCATGTCCCTGCAGCAGGTCAAAGTTGCTCATGTTCCTGTGAGTGAGGGCAGAACAGTCAAAAATTGCTCCGTCCAATGAGCTGCCAGAACCCAGGCTGGGGGCAGGGCCGTGGATGGAGCCTGAGCGTCGGTGCAGGAACAGGTCACTCTCGTTGCGGTGTAGGTTTCCGAAGGTGCGCTCGACCTGATCGATGTAGTCACTGAATGCGTTGTTGTCGTTGTTCTCGGACAGGTATGGCACCCGGCACTCCGAGTGACGCCGCTGATCGCTAATGTCGTAGACGGACGAGTCGCGGCGCAGGTAGTCGAGCGCGCTGTGGGGGGAGCCGTTCACCCCAGACAGAGAGGCCATGTTCTTAGCTGTGCGCAGCAGACGGaggatgttggagtgtgtgttgttGATGGTAGTTGATGGAGAGTTCAGAGCCGAATTCTTATTTTCAATCTCAACCCCATGGATGCAGCTGTACACCTCCTTGGGTTTGACAAGAAAAgaggaatagagagagacagggggAATGATGGATAgacagggaggagagagagaggaagagagtggggcagagagagagaaagaattattattattattagaaacagAAGAGACTGACAGTATTCTGAGCATTAAGTAGGATTTGGGACACATCCAAAATGGTCGACATTCCAGTAATGAATTCTGGACAGAGCCGAATCGGCTGCAGAAAGCTTGTGATGTGTTGTGATGGTGGTATTTGCCGGAGCTCTGCAaagggatggagagagggatgaaGAGAATGTAGAGTAATAACAGTGTCATGAACGTGTGAAAGAAAGtgtgagcaaaaaaataaaaaaaacacagaaaacctTCATAAACAAGCAGCAAGCGTGAACAGGAAACATACGCAACACACAAGTGTTCATCAGtgcatttagtgtgtgtgtgtgtgtgtgtgtgtgtgtgtgtgtgtgtgtgtgtgttagtgactGAAGCTAATTTTCCTAGTTTTTATAGTTCCTACTGGTTGTATGAGCAGGATGTGTAGATGCTAATggatttgacacacacacacacacacacacacacacacacacacacacacaaactctaaaCTCTTTACTGATGTGTTTTGACCACATGAGCCTCGTCTTATTaccaaactacacacacacacagattacacTCTGAGGTCTTTATATTAAtctcatgaaaacacacacacacacacacacacacacacacacacacacacacacacacacacacacacacagtctctcagTACaaaaggtgagatgaactgaaTGTTTGGCAacaatgtgagtgtgtgtttacattaacatgaatatatatatcacggatgtgtgtgtgtgtgtgtgtgtgtgtgtgtgtgtgtgtgtgtgtgtgtgtgtgtgtgtgagagtctcACCCTGCTGATGGTGAAGGTGAGGCCGGGTTTTCCTGAACACACCCCCATGCAGCAGAAGCGGAGGTGTGAGTAGAAGAGGTGCTCGGCGATGAAGGTGATGAGGGAGAGGGCCATGGCGGCTCCCAGCATGTAGAACACACCTGCCATGTTATCCACATCCAACTGACTGCTCATCACCTCGTTCTTCTCATGGTGACAGATCCCTGTGAGCCAGAGTGCCTCCAgctcctccatctctcctgcacgcacacacacaaacacacacatacacaatcatGAGAAGTGGAAAGTGTTtgcaaatatgtgtgtatatgaatatacatagagtttgtgtgtgtgtgtgtgtgtgtgtgtgtgtgtgtgtgtgtgtgtaccgtctCCAAACAGCTGCAGGATGGCCAGGTCCACATGTCTCTTCCAGCCCGAGTCCTTCTGGATGGCGATCCCGTATCCGGTTGAAGCAAACACTTTCCCTGAGCCGATGGTCACCAGCTTGCAGCCTTCATCACGACCTGCCATGTAGTTCATCACAGCCGCGTCGTAGATAAACGCATCCAGCTTcctaaaatcacacacacacacacacacacacacacacacacacacacacacacacacagtgtcaccaagctgccactcttggcaCTCTTGAGCAAGTCCTTTAACcatcagcttcctaacatcgccaggatatgtgaagaaagagtTTCAATGTGCTGTAAAATACACGTGCAAGTAAAACTCTTTCTTTCATGGTCAGTTTTAACCACCATCAATACAGTAACTGATTAAATAATTTGTCTTACTCGCTAGTTCATTTTTCCCAATTGCCTAGCAACGGTGTTTTCACCACTTTTACCCAGTCCAGTGCCGGTGCTTGTGTGTTCAGTCTCACAAGGGTCTTTGTAAGTTACTCTTGCGAGTAGTTTGCTAAACTAGCATTAAACAGCTATAAAGCAGAATTAGCTTAGCACTAAGAAGCTAGCTTGGAGCATGTTAAAAGCACGTAGCCATATACCTTGCATTAGTGTTAAATAGCTATACAATGTTAAACTCGTACTGTGAGGATTTAATACTGAGCACTTCAGTGTTCAAGCTCATATAAGGGGCGGAGTTTGTCAGAAAAATGGGCATGTCTCAGTTATGCACATTCCTGACcttgaaatgaaaaacatcaTTAACTTTATTTTAGCGAGTGAGGGGCAAAAATGCATCAGACTCAAAAATATTGTTCTTATAAAGGAATGGAGGTTTGTTGCTTTGTAGGGAGGAAACATTGGAGGAAACATCTGAGGAATTAGTGTTTATGTAAGAGATGGCGAGTTGGAGTGCGTGAGCGTGTGTTCTGGTTCTGACCCGGCTTTCAGGCTCTGCAGAGCTTCGTCCACATTGCGCTGGTGGAACTTCACCATGTACGAGTGCATCTCCTTATAGTTATTTCGGATATTGCGCTCGGTGCTGCCGTTTGGCACTGTCCCAAAGCGAAACGGAGGAGAGAAGTCATTAGGTCTCTGGAACTGAAAGAGAGAACCAGGAGCAGAAAGGACGGTACAGCgatgttattaaaataatatgaatttgttgcaacacaaacacaactatTATTGAAATGACCAAGTACCTTTTTGTCACTGAGCCCTGAGACCTGGTCCACATACTCCTCCTGGATCATGAAAGCTGCCAGGTTGGCTGTGTAGCTGGCCAGGAAGATCACAGCAAAGAAAGCCCATACGGACACCATGATCTTACTGGTGGTTCCTCTGGGGTTCTGCACAGGAACTGAGTTGTTAAACACCAAACCCCATAGCAGCCAGATCGCCTTCCCAATAGTGAATGATGGACCACCAGGCTCTgggtaaaataaaacacattatagCTGATGATTAATGGTTGAGGAAACACTTCTGCTTATAACAAAGCGaattaaatggaaaaagaaTGAACATCTTTCTGTCTCTTGGTTCAGTTCGTTGCATTTAAGATGGTATTATAGGTTTGGCtgttattttaatgattaatcAGACAGACGCACTCAGAGGCTGACTTCTAAACACTCACCTCTTCCGTCTGCGAGGCAGCGGTTATAACCCACAGGACTGAAAtactcaaacacaaacacagcgaTGGCAGAAACCAGCAGCAGCATGACGAACATCATCACCCACACGTCTGCACTGAAGGGCTCTgaacatgcagacacacacacacatttcagcacTTTCAAGTCAATTCTCCACAGCTCAGACattttacagtattgtatagaAGATGACTGGAGTAAAGCTCAGGCTATAGCAGGAGGAAACTCTGCGGCTAGGAAGCTACAGTTAGGTGGGTAATCTGTGGTGTATGTTGAGAAGCTTTTTACCCAGAAATGCTGATGGTGACACAGTGCCATTGCTACGGGAGACCATGACACTGATACCGGTCTCAATGAAAGGCACGGAGAAGTCGATGACCTCTGACCGCTCCTCATTTATAGTCAGAGAACCAACAGCCATGTGAGCATTTTTCAACACCACCTAGAAAGGACAATAGATTATTGTCAGCCATTACCGATTTATACCTCACATTAAGAGTTCATCTGGAATAATAGCTGATGTTCACTAAGAGGAACAGACACAGATCTGAAATATCAAACCCTACACCCAAATATCAAAACAAAGCCCTAACCCACACCCTTAAACCCCACCACATACCCCAAACCCTGAACTCCCCACCACATACCCCAAACCCTGAACTCCCCACCACATTCCCCAAACCCTGAACTCCCCACCATATACCCCAAACCCTGAACTCCCCACCACATTCCCCAAACCCTGAACTCCCCACCACATACCCCAAACCCTGAACTCCCCACCACATACCCCAAACCCTGGAACTCCCCACCACATACCCCAAACCCTGAACTCTGCACCATATACCCCAAACCCTGAACTCCCCACCACATGCCCCAAACCCTGGAACTCCCCACCACATGCCCCAAACCCTGGACTCCCCACCATATACCCCAAACCCTGGACTCCCCACCATATGCCCCAAACCCTGGACTCCCCACCATACCCCAAACCCTGAACTCCCCACCATACCCCAAACCCTGGACTACCCACCACATACCCCAAACACTGGACTCTGCACCATATACCCCAAACCCTGGACTCCCCACCACATGCCCCAAACCCTGGACTCCCCACCATATACCCCAAACCCTAAACTCCCCACCACATACCCCAAACCCTGAACTCCCCACCACATACCCCAAACCCTGAACTCCCCACCACATTCCCCAAACCCTGAACTCCCCACCATATACCCCAAACCCTGAACTCCCCACCACATTCCCCAAACCCTGAACTCCCCACCATACCCCAAACCCTGAACTCCCCACCACATACCCCAAACCCTGAACTACCCACCACATACCCCAAACCCTGAACTCTGCACCATATACCCCAAACCCTGAACTCCCCACCACATACCCCAAACCTGAACTCCCCACCATATACCCCAAACCCTGAACTCCCCACCACATACCCCAAACCCTGAACTACCCACCATATACCCCAAACCCTGAACTCCCCACCACATACCCCAAACCCTGAACTCCCCACCACATACCCCAAACCCTGAACTACCCACCACATACCCCAAACACTGGACTCTGCACCATATGCCCCAAACCCTGGACTCCCCACCACATGCCCCAAACCCTGGACTCCCCACCATATACCCCAAAACCATAAACTCCCTACCACATGCCCCAAACCCTGGACTTCCCACCACATGCCCCAAACCCTGAACTCCCCACCACATGCCCCAAACCCTGGACTCCCCACCATATACCCCAAACCCTGAACTCCCCACCACATACCCCAAACCCTGGAACTCCCCACCATATTCCCCAAACTCTGAACTCCCTACCACATACCCCAAACCCTAAACTCCCCACCACATACCCCAAACCCTGAACTCCCCACCATATACCCCAAACCCTGAACTCCCCACCACATACCCCAAACCCTGAACTCCCCACCACATAC contains:
- the LOC124382037 gene encoding LOW QUALITY PROTEIN: glutamate receptor ionotropic, NMDA 2B (The sequence of the model RefSeq protein was modified relative to this genomic sequence to represent the inferred CDS: inserted 1 base in 1 codon) translates to MRARLDIHKDSHSSSIMHIYARYCSSPPTQGPWACHTSQTPPLPNLPRPFLFSLHTFLLLILLLLVFSPGCHSRRDRGSGGVTNYIPGVWPDTGLEQRPWSKQWVGSKLLQGLTIAVVLVGNSSDVTLYGARDNKDEWRDQGNDGFVNEGVGNVEVVRMNETDPSSIIRSVCDLMTQHWLQGVVFGDDTDQEAIAQILDFISAQTRTPILGVKGGSSMIMAAKDDNSLFFQFGPSIEQQASVMLNIMEEYDWYIFSIVTTYYPGYQDFVTKIRSTIENSFVGWELEEVLLLDMSVDDGDSKIQNQLKKLQSPVILLYSTKEEANIIFEVAHSVGLTGYGYTWIVPSLVAGDADHIPPEFPTGMISVSYDEWDYTLEARVRDAVAVIATATSAMMMDRGPHTLLKSECHGAPEKKGTGNTNEVLRYLMNVTFEGRNLSFSEDGYQMHPKLVIILLDKNRQWDRVGKWENGSLSMKYHVWPRFELYSGEESRNDDHLSIVTLEEAPFVIVEDVDPLSGTCMRNTVPCRKQLKMRNQTGETGMYIKRCCKGFCIDILKKIAKSVKFTYDLYLVTNGKHGKKINGTWNGMVGEVVLKNAHMAVGSLTINEERSEVIDFSVPFIETGISVMVSRSNGTVSPSAFLEPFSADVWVMMFVMLLLVSAIAVFVFEYFSPVGYNRCLADGREPGGPSFTIGKAIWLLWGLVFNNSVPVQNPRGTTSKIMVSVWAFFAVIFLASYTANLAAFMIQEEYVDQVSGLSDKKFQRPNDFSPPFRFGTVPNGSTERNIRNNYKEMHSYMVKFHQRNVDEALQSLKAGKLDAFIYDAAVMNYMAGRDEGCKLVTIGSGKVFASTGYGIAIQKDSGWKRHVDLAILQLFGDGEMEELEALWLTGICHHEKNEVMSSQLDVDNMAGVFYMLGAAMALSLITFIAEHLFYSHLRFCCMGVCSGKPGLTFTISREVYSCIHGVEIENKNSALNSPSTTINNTHSNILRLLRTAKNMASLSGVNGSPHSALDYLRRDSSVYDISDQRRHSECRVPYLSENNDNNAFSDYIDQVERTFGNLHRNESDLFLHRRSGSIHGPAPSLGSGSSLDGAIFDCSALTHRNMSNFDLLQGHAPLGLPEPYRKFSFKGGTPGYIPAYDRYGDGDNMSDISTHTITYGNLESDTRKRKQHGESLKKRPASAKSRRELDHANLGYRRRTHHGHHRHHGHRSVSPPLSEHKMRGGGGSLSFLYQDKESLRDFYLDQFRPKEGVPQWEHVDLTDGPSGGQELGLXCTSLVPVDDFMKSKPSKVESKAGGADWECRNCRASSAGSKRMTPHTGGGAYGPSGSNSCVASGVGGGASRPTSATCMRCDACKRSGNLYNISEDSNHVVESISGRGQTPSQRRRAFSARPLRRQHSYDAFMDLHRDDEGLSLQPGGGAMDDVTGAFLPPRSVSLKEKDRCMEGSFSHLFDTQQFYSPAHHSLSAFGGERDPYFLSKSLYPDHTNHNPFVPTFGDDQCLLHGAKTYYTKKQQRSDPRNPGNPSGISSFLPSSRFTNQHSALGPPRPFNGTNGHVYEKLSSIESDV